The following coding sequences lie in one Vanessa atalanta chromosome 1, ilVanAtal1.2, whole genome shotgun sequence genomic window:
- the LOC125066885 gene encoding E3 ubiquitin-protein ligase RNF4-like codes for MGNNIEDDVIDLTSSFTLVDQRGLANVIIDLVSEDSFNSSFQTKSVAKKHSQALTPCIEKNSSGSQKKEEPRTLKKIGDCPICMDELGKSPMSSTNCGHVFCSNCLEQSLKFEKRCPTCRKYLKGKSAYHPLYLSSD; via the exons ATGGGTAATAATATCGAAGATGATGTGATTGATCTTACATCTTCTTTTACATTAGTCGATCAACGTGGTTTAGCGAAcgttataattgatctcgtcaGTGAAGATTCTTTCAATTCATCTTTTCAGACTAAAAGCGTTGCAAAGAAACATTCACAAGCATTAACACCTTGTATCGAAAAG AATTCTAGTGGATCACAAAAGAAAGAAGAACCAagaaccttaaaaaaaattggcgaCTGTCCTATTTGTATGGATGAGCTTGGCAAAAGCCCAATGTCTTCCACAAATTGTGGTCACGTATTCTGCAGTAACTGTTTGGAACAATCACTAAAATTTGAAAAACGATGTCCTACTTGTCGAAAATATCTTAAAGGAAAATCGGCATATCATCCTTTATACTTAAGtagtgattaa
- the LOC125066877 gene encoding zinc finger protein 687-like produces MSSDINCDRLTIKNILFTKALPNYTIPITTDGYKIFPCTDCGDKFLFESSYNDHINRKSLKITYFCRYCNKIIINKNRCRLLSHIRSHAFKTATINVSDIKIEPLPIQDINWTLPNNSQVEVQRTIEDNCNICYECRESINRSNIIHEDRAAHYMKYTNMVYSCPVCMFSLPSVCALTAHLRIHLRIPPYFCPECGIHLSTKSISYPYNHDCEGFNMIRATTRIKCTNKLCNKIIHPNDFRMHVKNHMKKVYKCLLCSVMWFNAPPKIQHFPCKTNDKLLSCFSCQICPNQLLVKNEVNKHLNFHYKHLTEQNLNHVYPCMTCNYISNELHNLINHYINKHASNEMKKMLIKLFHDNSTKANKGYYRVVKKCDKCLRSFIYRCEYESIKILPNECPYKCSPNKITYIQKETNENLQIVCYLCKNKISENWDDIKKHFSIFHKNHKCLDLKVMLDKIDTNITHPKNKSKHIKCKRNIKQRLKNKFRKINTDANRKIQKPLQSPIENGPINENVCHICNYKCENKHMLETHIITHRDPCMAYQCLECGQCFVVKPSFSTHLLLEHNIADVNEYINKKQCYNESALLKQPNKTNSEDEPIQENQCIICRDQFENPIDLEKHFRVHGMAFLMKNTNKNNSP; encoded by the exons ATGAGTTCAGATATTAATTGTGACAGActgactattaaaaatattttatttaccaaagCTTTACCTAACTACACAATTCCTATAACAACAGATGGCTACAAAATCTTCCCTTGTACAGATTGTGGAGATAA ATTTCTATTTGAATCCAGCTATAATGATCACATAAATAGGAAATCTTTGAAAATCACATATTTTTGTCGATACtgcaacaaaattataataaacaagaaTCGATGCAGATTGTTATCTCATATCAGATCCCATGCTTTTAAGACAGCTACAATAAATGTCAGTGACATTAAAATTGAACCCCTGCCAATTCAAGATATTAATTGGACTTTACCAAACAATTCTCAAGTTGAAGTTCAGAGAACGATTGAAGACAACTGCAACATATGTTATGAATGCAGAGAAAGTATAAATAGATCAAATATAATTCACGAAGACAGAGCTGCgcattatatgaaatatacaaatatggtATACTCATGTCCCGTCTGTATGTTTTCATTACCTAGTGTATGTGCATTAACAGCACATTTACGCATTCATTTAAGAATTCCTCCTTATTTCTGCCCAGAATGTGGTATTCATTTGTCTACCAAAAGTATTTCTTACCCATATAATCATGATTGTGAAGGTTTCAATATGATCAGAGCTACTACAAGAATTAAGTGTACAAACAAActttgtaacaaaattattcatCCTAATGATTTCAGGATGCATGTTAAGAATCACATGAAAAAAGTCTACAAATGTCTTTTGTGTTCAGTAATGTGGTTTAATGCACCACCTAAAATTCAACATTTTCCATGTAAAACCAATGATAAGCTTTTAAGTTGTTTTTCATGTCAAATATGTCCAAATCAACTGTTGGTTAAAAATGAAGTAAACAaacatttgaattttcattataaacatttaacagaACAAAACCTTAATCATGTATATCCTTGCATGACTTGCAATTATATAAGCAatgaattacataatttaatcaaccattatataaataaacatgcatctaacgaaatgaaaaaaatgttaataaagctATTTCATGATAACAGTACTAAAGCTAACAAGGGTTATTATCGCGTAGTTAAAAAATGTGACAAATGCTTGAGAAGTTTCATATACAGATGTGAGTATGAAAGTATAAAAATTCTACCAAATGAGTGCCCATATAAATGTTCCCCAAATAAGATTACCTATATTCAGAAAGAGACAAATGAAAATCTTCAAATTGTATGCTATTTATGTAAGAATAAGATAAGTGAAAATTGggatgatataaaaaaacatttttcaatttttcatAAGAATCATAAATGCTTAGACCTAAAAGTTATGTTAGATAAAATTGATACAAATATTACTCATCCGAAAAATAAGAGTAAACAcataaaatgtaaaagaaatattaaacaaagattaaaaaataagttcagaaaaataaatactgatgccaatagaaaaatacaaaagccATTACAGTCGCCAATTGAAAATGGGCCAATCAATGAAAATGTATGCCATATATGCAATTACAAGTGTGAAAATAAGCATATGCTTGAGACTCATATAATTACTCACAGAGACCCATGCATGGCATATCAATGTCTTGAATGTGGGCAGTGCTTTGTTGTTAAACCTTCTTTTTCAACACACTTACTATTAGAACATAACATAGCAGATGTTAacgaatatatcaataaaaaacaatgttataaTGAATCTGCTTTGTTAAAACAACCTAATAAAACTAATTCCGAAGATGAACCAATTCAAGAAAATCAATGCATAATTTGTAGAGATCAGTTTGAAAATCCTATTGACTTGGAAAAGCATTTTCGAGTTCATGGCATGGCATTTCttatgaaaaatacaaataaaaataatagtccaTAA
- the LOC125064697 gene encoding cartilage-associated protein-like, with translation MFKKLAKLIIFISIIVNCGCLKFSSLDTVYKKAVDAFSKERWSECILQFEGSLHLYKVYKTININCRLKCKSENHNSQFTGNIEDLKIFEYFLTLRDCLSQCQQEEFESVHMYNNVSDAILTNMQLKKPYEYLHLCYFEMNALPKAASAAYTYLVANSDDIAMKRNVEYYIQQPEVDVKEVIDLESEDYQILYKLGIQAYKGNNWGNTIANMEETLTGYLTWENSCRAECEHQSEQEVSPEFIVTVANNILPLLICRQKCQENLKPLYDSGAELLADVLNYLQISYYHSDRFDDAAKAVASYLTIFPSDEDMLENKRMYETLVQQKSFTERSEIVHYLKRDKYEKHLLNFFLKQDNSDLNANSI, from the coding sequence ATGTTTAAAAAACTAGCtaagcttataatatttataagtattattgtgAATTGTGGGTGTCTAAAATTTTCATCACTAGATACAGTTTACAAAAAAGCGGTAGATGCGTTTTCAAAAGAAAGATGGTCTGAGTGCATATTACAATTTGAAGGatcattacatttatacaaagtttacaaaacaataaatataaactgcAGGCTAAAATGCAAATCAGAAAATCATAACAGTCAATTCACTGGAAATATAGAAGATCTtaagatatttgaatatttcctTACCCTAAGAGATTGTCTATCTCAGTGCCAGCAAGAAGAGTTTGAAAGTgttcatatgtataataatgtttctGATGCAATACTAACCAACATGCAATTAAAAAAGCCAtatgaatatttacatttatgttactTTGAAATGAATGCCTTACCTAAAGCAGCTTCAGCTGCATACACATACCTTGTAGCTAATTCTGATGACATAGCAATGAAAAGAAATGTGGAGTATTACATACAGCAACCCGAAGTTGATGTTAAGGAAGTAATTGATCTAGAAAGTGAAGACTatcaaatcttatataaattaggCATACAAGCTTATAAAGGTAATAATTGGGGTAATACAATCGCCAACATGGAGGAGACTTTAACAGGTTATCTAACATGGGAGAATTCGTGTCGGGCAGAATGTGAACATCAATCAGAGCAAGAAGTGTCTCCTGAATTTATTGTAACTGttgcaaataatatattgcCTCTTCTTATATGTAGACAAAAGTGCCAGGAGAATCTAAAACCATTGTATGATTCGGGTGCTGAGTTATTAGCTGATGTTTTGAATTATTTGCAAATTTCTTATTATCATTCAGACAGATTTGACGATGCTGCCAAAGCAGTTGCTAgctatttaacaatatttcctAGTGATGAAGATATGTTGGAAAATAAACGGATGTATGAAACACTAGTTCAGCAAAAAAGTTTTACAGAAAGATCAGAGATTGTTCACTACTTAAAACGGGATAAATATGAGAAACATTTgctaaatttttttcttaaacaagATAATAGTGATCTTAATGCCAATTCAATATAG
- the LOC125077508 gene encoding uncharacterized protein LOC125077508, with protein sequence MAWTSCALCPQSHQSRQAAEYDFKLFLRKRDRRELLLQRSRTLFSNLLKERPLAISGTFVLYGFNVQVVASDMPVKINARGKTGLALSSLVNERQVDYMQNINDGCLMTLSPITTPCCRNTFVVLSTKDQSIYGEKVNYGDEFILKAENYGDPEAPPLYVRYSVEGVPGPADRMPISLSTTKDSSCRWTTMPLLPRDRLEGLGSPIKTGARLVIKNCVADKSLCIMNQNWMQTFFGPYRLNKFLEQMKRGDLMLAKYRKMTENLNKPTVLTQSSGTIGFGAKISLLAPHVPATDPPIDDKKGLLLGGRITTNEINYSQDLEDGCTLVGLPDIQPTERSTFIITSADYCNRQEEILKYNQEFLLTVSSSVVRNKPLYIRYDPNPIPGLSGMFPLYLSKHPVSNTRWRILPVQRPNITRFEQEGKPVNVNTDIIINHCATNVNLGINIGCWAMGFHGKLCAPLMKTSLDVYGKELPSNIWQIYIPIAN encoded by the exons ATGGCATGGACGTCATGTGCGCTGTGTCCACAGTCGCATCAAAGCAGGCAGGCGGCAGAA TACGATTTTAAGCTGTTTCTGCGCAAACGAGATAGGCGTGAACTTTTGCTACAACGTTCAAGAACTTTATTCAGTAATTTACTTAAAGag AGACCACTAGCTATTAGTGGAACGTTCGTTCTATATGGTTTTAATGTTCAGGTTGTGGCTTCCGATATGCCAg TAAAAATCAATGCTCGAGGTAAGACTGGATTGGCTTTATCGAGCCTGGTTAACGAAAGGCAAGTCGACTACATGCAAAATATTAATGACGGCTGCTTGATGACATTGTCACCAATCACTACACCCTGTTGTAGAAATACCTTCGTTGTACTAAG CACTAAAGATCAGAGTATTTATGGCGAGAAAGTGAATTACGGCGACGAGTTTATTTTGAAGGCGGAAAATTACGGTGATCCAgag gcCCCGCCTTTGTATGTACGATACTCAGTAGAGGGTGTGCCGGGCCCTGCAGACAGAATGCCTATTAGCTTAAGTACTACAAAAGATAGCAGTTGCCGTTGGACAACAATGCCTCTTCTTCCTCGTGACCGCCTTGAAGGTCTTGGTAGTCCCataaag ACAGGCGCCAGACTCGTCATAAAAAATTGCGTAGCGGACAAGAGTTTATGTATTATGAATCAAAATTGGATGCAAACCTTTTTCGGGCCC TACAGACTAAACAAATTTCTCGAGCAAATGAAAAGAGGTGATTTAATGTTGgctaaatatagaaaaatgacTGAAAATCTTAATAAGCCAACAGTGTTGACTCAATCGTCGGGCACTATCGGCTTTGGTGCTAAAATTTCCCTCCTCGCACCCCACGTGCCAG CAACAGATCCGCcgatagatgataaaaaaggttTACTTCTCGGAGGTCGAATAACgacaaatgaaattaattattctcaagACCTGGAAGATGGATGTACTTTAGTAGGCTTGCCAGATATTCAACCCACAGAAAGAAGCACTTTCATTATAACCAGCGCTGATTATTGCAATCGTCAAGaagaaattcttaaatataatcagGAATTTCTTCTAACCGTTTCATCTTCCGTTGTAAGGAATAAG CCCCTTTATATAAGATATGATCCAAACCCAATACCTGGCCTTAGCGGAATGTTTCCACTATACCTTAGCAAACATCCGGTATCCAATACAAGATGGCGCATCCTGCCTGTTCAAAGACCTAATATTACTAGATTTGAGCAAGAGGGGAAACCAGTAAAT GTGAATACGGACATCATAATCAATCACTGTGCCACAAATGTTAATTTGGGCATTAACATTGGCTGCTGGGCAATGGGATTTCATGGAAAA cTTTGCGCTCCTTTGATGAAAACGAGTTTAGATGTATATGGAAAGGAATTGCCAAGCAATATCTGGCAGATATACATTCCTATTgctaattga